Proteins from one Nitrospira sp. genomic window:
- a CDS encoding site-specific integrase, with product MGLTKRRDSYYVEFRVRESEDGKSWSLASGVPGAKKKRWKVGCLNKTIAREMEAAIKTRLLLGHEKTEQAKPILFKEWATAYLELESIKTLRSYQDRLEIMERQLIPFFGSKVLTEIRPSDVEAFRKQRKKKNGKKPSIQTLNNDHIVLKHCLNVAIRRGLLQVNAAARVPLPDPQNARDRVLSEEEWSRLYHVAKPHLRPVLLTAYQLGQRLSEIVGLTWDRIDLKRGFITLRSQDTKTKKPRQVPMTPDVKATLHRLAKVRSLSTRQVFLYNRQPLRDFRTAFRTALTDAGLSDFRFHDLRHCAATNLRRAGIDTTTAMQIVGHTSPQMWKRYNQIREEDLTQAANRLGKYLQENTPGTLDPKAESL from the coding sequence ATGGGACTAACCAAGCGACGCGATAGTTACTATGTCGAGTTCCGTGTGAGGGAGAGTGAGGATGGCAAGTCGTGGAGCCTCGCGAGTGGCGTACCCGGCGCAAAAAAGAAGCGATGGAAAGTGGGGTGCCTGAACAAGACCATCGCGCGTGAGATGGAAGCCGCGATTAAAACGCGCTTGCTCTTAGGCCACGAGAAAACTGAACAGGCCAAACCGATTCTCTTCAAGGAATGGGCAACGGCCTACCTGGAACTCGAATCCATCAAGACGCTCCGCAGCTACCAAGATCGACTCGAAATCATGGAGCGGCAGCTGATTCCCTTCTTCGGTAGCAAGGTCTTAACCGAGATCAGACCTTCCGATGTCGAGGCCTTCCGAAAACAGCGAAAGAAGAAGAATGGGAAAAAGCCGAGTATCCAGACTTTGAACAATGACCATATTGTGCTCAAGCACTGTTTGAACGTTGCAATCCGACGGGGGCTTTTACAAGTCAATGCTGCTGCAAGGGTTCCCCTGCCCGATCCGCAGAACGCACGGGACAGAGTACTGAGCGAGGAAGAATGGAGCAGACTCTATCACGTGGCAAAGCCTCATCTTCGCCCAGTGCTGTTGACGGCTTACCAACTTGGACAACGTCTGAGTGAAATTGTCGGCTTAACGTGGGACCGCATCGACCTCAAGAGAGGGTTTATCACCCTACGGAGTCAAGACACCAAGACAAAGAAGCCGCGACAAGTTCCCATGACGCCAGATGTGAAAGCCACGTTGCACCGCTTAGCGAAAGTACGGAGTCTTTCAACGAGACAGGTGTTTTTGTACAACCGGCAACCACTGAGGGATTTTCGCACGGCATTTAGAACAGCCCTGACAGACGCAGGGCTAAGTGACTTTCGCTTCCATGACCTTCGACATTGTGCTGCCACAAACCTACGAAGAGCTGGAATTGACACCACGACAGCCATGCAGATTGTAGGCCATACGTCTCCACAGATGTGGAAACGATACAATCAGATCAGAGAAGAGGACCTCACACAGGCGGCCAATAGACTCGGGAAATATCTTCAAGAGAACACGCCGGGAACACTTGACCCCAAGGCCGAGAGTCTGTAA
- a CDS encoding helix-turn-helix domain-containing protein has protein sequence MNNLLTMDEAAKYLGISKLTLYGWVSARKLGYVKIGRLVKFKQAQLDAWIDQHTITARRDSHGTNQATR, from the coding sequence ATGAATAACCTTTTGACAATGGATGAGGCCGCGAAGTATTTAGGCATATCCAAATTGACCCTGTACGGATGGGTCTCCGCAAGGAAACTGGGGTACGTCAAAATCGGGCGGCTGGTGAAGTTTAAGCAGGCTCAGCTGGACGCATGGATCGATCAACACACGATCACAGCACGGAGAGACAGCCATGGGACTAACCAAGCGACGCGATAG
- a CDS encoding BrnT family toxin produces the protein MATWLFVEWLLAWILDTTMFAFEWDQGNRTKNATKHDVTTDEVESVFRLKQAVPLGIQTSPVVNELRLGLVGQSDRGRVLQVAFTFRGSKIRVISARPAHRKERSQYDTMAREIFPDL, from the coding sequence ATGGCGACATGGCTATTTGTTGAATGGTTGTTGGCCTGGATCTTGGACACGACGATGTTCGCGTTCGAATGGGATCAGGGCAACCGCACTAAGAATGCGACCAAGCACGACGTGACCACCGATGAGGTGGAGAGTGTGTTCCGGCTCAAACAAGCCGTTCCACTCGGCATACAGACCAGCCCCGTCGTCAACGAACTGCGCCTGGGACTGGTGGGTCAGTCAGACCGTGGACGCGTGCTGCAGGTCGCCTTTACCTTCCGAGGCAGCAAAATCCGCGTGATCAGCGCCCGTCCGGCGCATCGAAAGGAGCGAAGCCAATATGACACGATGGCGCGTGAAATCTTCCCCGACCTATAA
- a CDS encoding helix-turn-helix domain-containing protein — protein MTTSTREPIVPTAEDAELAKKALHILASHQDQSMDLHVQIIQKRKTPERLFLPPSAVRLLFTILDEMSAGNAVPLIPVHAELTTQEAADMLNVSRPFLVNLLEEQKIPYRKVSTHRHILFADLMRYKHQIDADRRAVLDQLTHDAQAQKMGY, from the coding sequence ATGACTACTTCGACCAGAGAACCGATCGTGCCGACCGCTGAGGACGCCGAGCTGGCGAAGAAGGCGCTCCATATCTTGGCATCGCATCAAGACCAGTCCATGGATCTCCATGTTCAGATTATTCAGAAACGGAAAACTCCTGAACGTCTGTTTTTGCCTCCGTCGGCTGTGCGACTCCTCTTCACCATCCTTGACGAAATGTCAGCGGGCAATGCCGTCCCACTGATTCCGGTCCATGCCGAACTCACGACACAAGAAGCCGCCGATATGCTGAATGTGTCCCGTCCGTTCCTCGTGAATCTGTTAGAGGAGCAGAAAATCCCGTACCGCAAGGTGAGCACCCACCGGCACATTCTCTTCGCCGATCTCATGCGCTACAAACATCAGATCGACGCGGACCGTCGTGCTGTCCTCGATCAACTGACCCACGACGCGCAAGCGCAGAAGATGGGCTATTGA